A genomic stretch from Bordetella sp. N includes:
- a CDS encoding ATP-binding protein yields MSLQSLSLRAWPRTLVVRLFLIFVVGLVAAHALSFSLLFYERYTTTKMMMLGDLERDVGIAMDVLDRLPASERAAWYPRLTNGNKLYLPGPATVHQPLTSAAQQTAAQAIQDALGDRRPLAILADRDDPRHIQAQVTLGDGSTAVLDIHLQMPALALWLPVVLGLQLLLLVGCAWLAVRLAVRPLTRLAQAADAIDPNQKPPPVPENGPREVARAATAFNAMQRRIASHMAERMQMLGAISHDLQTPITRMKLRVESMDDSSDRDKLERDLDEVGRLIREGIDYARSAHGSQEQEARVDLGAFVESLVYDYEDTGRQVTLAGQEPLPWATRPQALRRVLSNLIDNAIKFSGAAEVEMQRNGDDSVSLRVLDRGPGIPADELDAVCEPFYRVEASRNRETGGTGLGLAIAKQLASALGGQLILANRQGGGLAVELRLTRLA; encoded by the coding sequence ATGTCCCTGCAATCGTTGTCCTTGCGCGCCTGGCCGCGCACCCTGGTCGTACGGCTCTTCCTGATCTTCGTGGTGGGGCTGGTGGCGGCCCACGCCTTGTCCTTCTCATTGCTGTTCTACGAGCGCTACACCACCACCAAGATGATGATGCTGGGCGACCTGGAGCGGGACGTCGGCATCGCCATGGACGTCCTGGACCGCCTGCCCGCGTCGGAGCGGGCGGCCTGGTACCCGCGCCTGACCAACGGCAACAAGCTATACCTGCCCGGTCCGGCCACGGTGCATCAGCCCCTGACGTCGGCCGCGCAACAGACCGCCGCTCAAGCCATCCAGGATGCCCTGGGCGACCGGCGTCCGCTGGCCATCCTGGCCGACAGGGACGATCCCCGCCATATCCAGGCGCAGGTCACGCTGGGCGATGGCAGCACCGCCGTGCTGGACATCCATCTGCAAATGCCCGCGCTGGCGCTGTGGCTGCCGGTGGTATTGGGCCTGCAACTGCTGCTGCTGGTCGGCTGCGCCTGGCTGGCCGTGCGGCTGGCGGTGCGACCCTTGACGCGGCTGGCCCAGGCCGCCGACGCCATCGACCCGAACCAGAAGCCGCCCCCCGTGCCGGAAAACGGCCCGCGCGAGGTCGCGCGTGCCGCCACCGCTTTCAACGCCATGCAGCGCCGCATCGCGTCGCACATGGCCGAGCGCATGCAGATGCTGGGTGCGATCTCGCATGACCTGCAAACGCCCATCACCCGCATGAAGTTGCGGGTCGAAAGCATGGACGACAGCAGCGACCGCGACAAGCTGGAACGCGACCTGGACGAAGTCGGCCGCCTGATCCGCGAAGGCATCGATTACGCCCGCAGCGCGCACGGCAGCCAGGAGCAGGAAGCCCGCGTCGATCTGGGCGCCTTCGTGGAAAGCCTGGTCTACGACTACGAAGACACCGGCCGCCAGGTGACGCTGGCGGGGCAGGAGCCCCTGCCGTGGGCGACACGTCCGCAAGCGCTGCGGCGCGTGTTGAGCAATCTGATCGACAACGCCATCAAGTTCTCCGGCGCGGCCGAAGTGGAGATGCAGCGTAACGGCGACGATAGCGTGTCCTTGCGCGTCCTCGATCGTGGCCCGGGCATTCCCGCGGACGAACTGGACGCCGTCTGCGAACCCTTCTATCGCGTGGAAGCTTCGCGCAATCGGGAAACCGGCGGCACCGGCCTGGGGCTGGCCATCGCCAAGCAATTGGCCTCCGCGCTGGGAGGCCAATTGATCCTGGCCAACCGCCAGGGCGGCGGCCTGGCGGTCGAGCTAAGGCTGACGCGTCTGGCCTGA